CCAAAACCAGGCTACATGCTCACAGCAGCAGCGTCTGGACAGGGCACAGAAGAGGCAAAAGTGCAGCCTCTGAATGGCACGAGGCAGCCCAGCTCCATGTCTGCAAACTGCGCAGTGATGGGGAATCCGTTTGTTCCTTGCTAgactcagcagcacagggctctgctTTTAATCTGTGTAAATAAAGATGTGTATGTGATTTTCAATTACGTACCCGATGATTTGCAACAGAGACTATTCATTTGAGAAGCCCCCTCCTTTCACCTTTGTGTAGATCCAGACTGTTCGGCTCTCGGGCACAGGAGCTGCATCTTCGTGACACAAGCGGCCAGCAGGGCCTGCGCACGCAGCACGCCCTCGGCCGGGCTTTGCTCACAGGGGCTCAAAgcctggagcaggcaggaggaaggggcagcTTGCCCTGGCGTCCGAAAGAAGAGCAGGCCTCGAGGCAGCCCCGCAGAAGTGCCGCAGGGCTCCAGGCAGGAGAGCTCagaggcagagctctgctgcagacGTGGCTAAGGACGGCTTGCTGCAGGAGCACGGCCTGAGACTCCTGCTCACCCCCTCCCTGAGAGGCCAGGCTTTCCACCCAGCACAGGGAACTCCGGACAAGGAGGTGGAAGTTTCACAGTTTTACTGTGAAGTCCTAAAGAGCtgccccctgccaccagcccggGGCACTGCCTAAGCCCCgcgcggggcagggcagggcagctcAGCTGGGGTCCCTGAAGGTGTCCTTCAGCCACTGCAGGACGTCAGCCAGCCCGGTGCCGTCGCGCGCGCTGGCCTCCAGAATCGTGATGGGCTGCGTAGCGCAGGAGACGATGTCTTGCATGCGGAACAGCGACTTCATCTCCACCAGCGACATGTAGCAGGGCAGGTCACTGCATCCAGAGGGGGCACCGTGTTGGCCACCACCCTCCGGTCCTGCCCCCCCAGAGCCCCGCAGAGCCGGCCCGAAGGCTGCGGCACAGCACCGCCGCCACCCCGCGGAGCCGGGTGGCTTCCCGGGGCATCGCCCTTCGGGAGAGCCACGGGAGCTCCTCGCCCCTCCCCAGCGCCCCTCTTTACATCTTGTTGAAGAGGACCAGCACGGGCACGGCGGCGAGCTGCTCGGCGgacagcagggccagcagctggACGCAGGACGAGGACACCTGGGTGGGGTTGGCGGCGTCGACCACGaactgcagagggaaggggcGGCTCCGTGGGGGCGTCCCGGGGCGCCCCTCGCGGGGCCGGCTCGGGGCCGGGAGCCCCGGGCACCGCCGCGCCCCTCGGGCCGGGGCTCACCATCACGGCGCCGCACTCCCCGTAGTAGCTGGGCCAGATGGGGCCCATGCAGCCGCCCAGCTCCCGCACCGTCACCTTCGGCGGCAGCGGCAGCTCCGTCAGGTTGGTGCCCACCTGCGGGCGCGGGACGCGGCGGGGTCGGGCCGGGACCGAACCCGAACGGAGCCGGGACCCGGCGCGGCCCGCCCCGACCTACCGTGGGCAGCGTGGCCGGGGGCTCGCCCAGCTCCTTGGCCCCGTCCCGGGAGCTCAGCTGTGCCGGCGCGTTAAGGACGGGCACGGAGGGGCGGGGAGGGCGCGCCACCggaccgggacccccccggcgccccccggcgcccccggtacccccgccccggcccgccccgcgcgGATATGGCGGAGCCGCTTCCCCAGCAGGCTCTTGCCGACGCCCGCGGcgcccagcagcaggcagccgcccccgcgccgccccgccgccgccatcgccgccccgccccgccccgcctcgccccgccggAAGCGGCTGCGCCCGCCCCGCCGGAAGGCGGAAGAAGCGGAAGGCGGAAGCGGAAGCGGCCgcgggctggcggcggggcggggcgggccggaccggcggcggcggcggcggcggcggcggcggcgggggacGCGAtggggcgcggcggcggcaccTTCGAGCGGCTCCTGGGTAGGggccgggcggccccgcggggctcggCCCCGGTGACCGCGGCGGGCCCGGGCTGCGGCCGGtggcggcggggaggggcgcggcgggggccggagggaccgggggggccgggggggccgggcagACCCCGGGTTCGTCGGGGCGGCGGCCGCCACCGGCCCGCTCGCCGGCCGCGGGGCGCTCGGGGCAGGCTGACGGGCGCCGCTCCCTTGCAGACAAGGCGAcgagccagctgctgctggagacgGACTGGGAATCCATCCTGCAGATCTGCGACATGATCCGCCAGGGAGACACGCAGTGAGTGCCCGCcgcgccgcggccccggccctgggcacggggctggcgTGCGCGTACGGTGACGCTGAGGGGCCTCGCGGGCTCACCCCGCAGCAGGGGGTCTCTTGCTGTGCGGTTTCCGAAAAGCGTTAGAAGGCGACGCACCCCGATGCTCTGCGGTGCTCTTCCTGGCCTTAGTAGCTGCAGGCTGTGTCTGGCCTGAAACCTGTAGAGAAGCTCAAGCTTGAGCGTGTTCGTGCCTCCTCGTTCCGGTTCGCACTGGGGGAGTTGGGCATACTGCAAGCTGACTGTACCTTTTGTTAGTGGGGGGTTAGCGGGTTATCAGGGGCAGCTGGAGTACCCTTGCAGACTTCGTCCTTACCCAGGAACGCGTACTCTCTTCATCCAGAGCAAAATATGCAGTCAACGCTATCAAGAAGAAAGTCAACGACAAGAATCCCCACGTGGCGCTCTATGCACTTGAGGTAACTTCAGCCCGAACCTCCAGCCCTGTAGGGGCCCGTTTCACGGGCCAAAACTTCACATCTTTTCCAAGCctgccttctgggctgcagcctgcGCAGCgttccctctgccctgcccagcagcatcaGGGCGTGACGTGGAGTTGCCTCCCGCCTCTAGCGCAGAGGCTTCATGACTGATTGACGGACTGTGATGTTTCATTCTTGAATTCAACCTCAGAGCTAGAAACAGGCCAAGCCAGAACTCAAGATGCTTTCTGTGGGGGTCTGTTTGCTTGCCTCTGTGTGTTTAATTAGTAGAGGTACAAAGGCCACCGTGAAGCTGAAGTATAGCTTATGCTTTAGCCTTGTGGCGTGCATTTCTCTGGCTTGACTGACACTTCCTGTACTTTAATCATTATTCAAATAGTGCCCCCTCCTTAGCTTACCTGCTGCAATAACCCCTAACGGTTGCTGAAACACTGctcttttgctcttctgtttaGTCTCTGTAGgccacagagaaggaagaaagtggCAGGCTAACGCTGTCCTTTGCCCTCGCAGGTCATGGAGTCTGTAGTTAAAAACTGTGGCCAAACAGTCCATGATGAAGTAGCTAATAAACAGACTATGGAGGAGCTGAAGGAAATACTCAAGGTAAACTTAActtgttttacttcagtttttgaATGAGGTTGTAAGGCAACGAAAGGAGAAAATGTACATGTTCTCTGTTTCATTCCCCGTGTATGAGGAACAGAGACTTGGAAATGTCTCTCAGAGAGGAGCAACTCTGTATTGTTTAATATGAAGAGCTGAGTGTAGAGAGCGGAAGAGTGTCTGCTGGGGAGAGAAGATGTCATGAGAGCAAAGATAATGTTTGGCTATACCATGAAGTGGGGAAGGAATATGCTGTAAAGGCATAGACCATTTCATGATAGGTGATCATGGGTGCAGAGCTTTGCTTGGCCAGagaccacaaaaacaaacaactgtcAGAGAGTTTCACCAAGGATCTGAGCACCGGTAGGTGAATACCATTCCTGTAGTCCAGTGTAAGACACGCAAGAAGGTGAGTAACGAGGTGAAACTGACAGAAGCTTCCTCTTTACTACGACAATTTCATTGGCCTGTGGAACTGGCCTGAGGAGCTTTTCAGGTTGCAGACCTGTATCGCTTGTCAGTTTGGTACAACGTGGTGCCTGCAGGAGCTCCTCGTGTCCTAGGACTTGAGACTTCCACAAGTGAAGGGTAAATAAGAACTCGAGTCTTCAGTTTCCAGTCCTGAGAACAGTAATTCACAGACAAGAGGTTGCTACAGTAATGCTGTTACTTCCTTATAGTCCCTGTCTTCTGCCAAAAATAGACAAGTAGATGACCCAGCTATTTGTGGAGTGAGCTGTGCTGGTCCTGCCACCTCACGCACTGTAGCAGGGTGTCTCCTCCGTGAACTTCCTGTTAGGGGCTGACTCAGTCTTCGTACGGTCTCTCCTGATGAAATGGGAATGCTGCTGCAATGTGAAGGGCAGGTGTTGTAGTACAGCCACTCTGGGCACTGAGGGGATCAGATAGGATCAGATCAAGAGATTTTGCGATTCTCCAGTCCTTGTCCGCCTCAGCAGTTTCGTAACTGTCGCAGACCCGTTGTCATCCTACACTCGGAAATTTGCTGCCTGTGAATGCCTCATGCTGTTTAAAACGGTGTTAGTTCTGATGAGGCTCAGGGCTGTGCCATTTGTGGAATGCGGGGTTTTGCCAAAACTCCTAGAAGTTTGGAGCTCCAGGAATTGTCACTAGGTCACACTGTGTGCTGAGCTCTCGGATGAAACGGGAGCTTGACAATCTCTGCTTCCTGGGGGACTTCTGGAGCAACCGGTCATGTGAGGCGGCGATGACTCGGTCAGCTGatggcagggctgctcctggagctgAGATAGGAATGGGCTTGCCAAGTTTCCTCTGGCTTCCTGAACTGTGATACAGCCGTCCCTCGCCTCCAAAGGGCAGGCTTCCCAGCTGTCCCGATTGCATCATATCTCGAGGTAGTTGTGGGTATTCCCGCACAGGAGTCTCTGAGccggagctgctggcagctgggtaCCAGCGGCCTCCAGACACCTTCCGGCTGTGTCTGTGGTGCCCGGTCAGAACTGGGGTGAGACGATGGTGCTGTCCCGGGCAGCTGTCGCTCTTGCAGTTTGTGGAGTGCGGATGAGCAGCTCTTGTGAGGAGGTAAACAAGAGTGCTGACAGGCCAGTGCTCGTGCCTGCCCTGGGGAGTAACCGTGTGAGTCTCCGTGGACGTGTTCCAAAAGCATCGTGACTGCACACCTTCTCAAGCTGATCTGTGCTGCTCTGAAGGACAGCCTCCTGtttgtgctggagcagggaagcGGGGAAGCTGAAGGAGGATGTAGTCCTTGCTGTAGATTGTCCTGCTTGCAGTTTTCTGACAGCTCTTACCTTGCACGAGTATTCTAAAGTCTCTCTCCCTATGAATGGTATTTCTGGCTCCTGTTTGGGGGATTTGTAACGTCCTATGGGCTTCAGGGTctttttctcagactttttttttttttttccacgcaGAGGCAAGTGGAAGCAAGTGTGCGCAGTAAGATCCTGAACCTTATCCAGGCCTGGGCTCATGCCTTCCGCAACGAGCCTAAGTACAAGGTGGTGCAGGACACCTATCAGATAATGAAGGTTGAAGGTGAGGAAACCGGGGGCAAAGGTGGGTGGACAGTTGGCCAAGTGGCTCTGCTCTGGAGGAGCCTTGCTGGAGCAAAAAATGGGTTTTGGGTCCCTGCTAGGTACTAGTGAAATCTGGATTTACAATGCTGAGCTTTTTCTCAGCATATTTTTGAGCAGTTCTTTGCTCTTTTGGAGCAGTAAGCACTGTGCAGGCAATGCCACCTGgcctcctgcaggaggaagaTTGCTGTTGCTCTTATCAAAATAACGTAACGGTCAGGGTAGAAATGCTGAGCTGTTTTTGGTGTGTATGGCTGGGACCTGCAGCACTAGGCTGAGTCTTGGCACCACAGCCTCCCTGTGCAGAAGCCTTTCACAGGAGAATGCTGTCCCTTCTCCCACAGGTCATGTGTTCCCGGAGTTCAAAGAGAGCGATGCCATGTTCGCTGCGGAAAGGGTGAGTGAGCTCTGCCGACGGGGAGGGAGCTGGTGCTGTGGGACAGGCCTTGCTGTTGTATCCCTCGGGCTACTAAACCTTCAGTTCTTGCTTTCCTCCATTTCGCTCACATCAGAGACCTTGCTGTGTGCGTTGCTTGCTTGCTCCCTGCTGTCATACGGGCAGTTCTGGGTTGGTGTGCAGCGGCTTAGCCTAAAATTAccagagggaggggagaatTGGCCAGGACGGGACATTAGTCTCACCTTGCTAAGCGCCCCCCAGAGTGGCCCTGCTTGGTGGCCTTCCAGCAGCATGGTCATCTGAACATGGTGGCAGAGTGGTGCTGCAGAAATTGCCGTACAGATGTGTTCATAGAAGCTCTAGCTGACTGGGAAAGCATCGCAGTCTAGTAAGGTGAGAGGTGATCACTTGCGAGGACGAATGTTTCCTGTTGAGCTGCAAATGCTTCCTGCCTCCCCCAGTCACGACAGTCTGGGTTAGCTGCAGGAGCTCCTGAAAGGCTCTGTGAAGACGCCGTCCTTGAGGCCTCGCTCCTTGCCTTACACAAGTTTCCTTAACCCCGCCAGGCTCCAGACTGGGTAGAT
This genomic window from Cygnus atratus isolate AKBS03 ecotype Queensland, Australia chromosome 18, CAtr_DNAZoo_HiC_assembly, whole genome shotgun sequence contains:
- the ARL16 gene encoding ADP-ribosylation factor-like protein 16 translates to MAAAGRRGGGCLLLGAAGVGKSLLGKRLRQLSSRDGAKELGEPPATLPTVGTNLTELPLPPKVTVRELGGCMGPIWPSYYGECGAVMFVVDAANPTQVSSSCVQLLALLSAEQLAAVPVLVLFNKIDLPCYMSLVEMKSLFRMQDIVSCATQPITILEASARDGTGLADVLQWLKDTFRDPS